aagccaggagctaggtattTAATCCAAATCCCACGtggatcccacgtgggtggcagggacccagccgcttgagccatcaccactacctgcTAGGatctagctggaagctggaatcaggagtggagtgtGGACTCGAAACCAGGTACTACacgggatgtgggagtcccaaccGTGTCCTGCTAGGTCAAACGCTCGCCCAGCCATGACTGCCCCCCTCCCTTGCCACACGGCTAAATGTGTTATTGATGGTTTGGGAGGCAGTGCCATTGCGCAAATAATTCCTAGTGGGGCCAGAGTTTGACGTTGAACGTGCTGTTGGAAAACGCCCTTGCACCTCCGGGCCGGAATAAAACTACATTTCCCAAAGGCCCCCGCGGCTCCCCGCCTTTTGTCCCACCCCTTCCGGCTTTACCACCAGGCTCCGCCCCCGCCCTGCTCTCTGGCCAATAACGGCCTCACCGTTCCCTTCCGGCATAAATAGGATGAGGGCGGGAACGTTTCAGGAGTCGCGGGGGTTGGCCGTGTGGGCCGGGTTTGGTCTTTGGAGCCGCAGACGCAGATTCGCTGTGACGGTGCGGCCCGAGCTGGTCCAGGCGGGAGTCAGTATTTGGGGCGAGAGGTTCGCCGCTGGTCCaaaggagacctgaaggaagacGGCGTCAGTCTCCGCCGCGACTCCTGCCCAGTCCCCTCTTCGGTCTTTTCCTTCAGGAAATGAATCTGTCGCCGACACTCGAGAGTCCAGTGACTCGGCAGGAGAAGATGGCGACCGTGTGGGATGAGGCCGAGGTGGGCACCGGGGACGCTGGGGCTCCCGGAGCTGGGTCCCCGCTGCGTGACTCCCTGGGcagacgggggaggggggggctgagGATCCGGGTCTGGCCCCGTCCCGGGGGATGGGACAGCGTGGGTTGTGGGCAGGGGTCCCGACTCCTTCCTCCAGGGTGTATGGATGGGGAACCCGGCTGTGCGTGAGAACGCGGGATGCCTGCTGCGAGGACAAGGACATGCGTAAATAGAAAATCATTCTTAACAGCAAGATGGAATTGGAGAGGAGGTGCTCAAGATGTCCACAGAGGAGATCATCCAGCGCACACGGCTGCTGGACAGCGAGATCAAGGTGGGCGCCCGGCCCGGATCCTTCCTTCTCGGCGCCTCTCCTGGGCCCAGGAGAGCAAAGGGGGGCTGGGGGTAGGAGCCAGGCCGGAGGGGCGCTGTTCAAGGGTCCTGCCCAGGAGTCCGTCTTCCAGTAAACCCCCGTGTTCCAGATGGGtaaactgaggctgggagagcCGCTCACTCCCAGGAGGTGCCCAGCCCTTACCAAGAGGCGGAGCCCGTGTCTGCTGACTTCTGGGCCTGCTTGTCCCAGGGTTGCAGAACTTCACGGGGTCTCCAAAACTGGCCTCTTGTGTCGACTTGGGCTGGGTGTGGACAGaggcaggcctggcccctgggtccCCAGGGCCGCCTGGACCTccccagtccctgggccctgccgtGGCCGAGCCGGGGGTGAGGATTTGCTTCTCGTCGTCCTCATCCCAGATCATGAAGAGCGAAGTGTTGCGCGTCACCCACGAGCTCCAAGCCATGAAGGACAAGATCAAGGAGAACAGCGAGAAGATCAAAGTGAACAAGACCTTGCCGTACCTCGTCTCCAACGTCAtcgaggtgtgtgtgtatgtggaggggcagagagggggtCAGCGGGGCTtggacagagccagcccctgggggGACTGTGAGGGAGAGACTGGAGGCCAAATTGCATGTTAGCGCCTCCCCGCCTGGGGCCCTCTGCCTAGATGTGGGTTCCTGGAAGGCCCTGGAGGCCTCCCATGTCCCCTTTTTATTGACTTTTCTTCTTTGGGGGTAAATTCTGTGCAGAAAAGCAGCACCTAAAGAGAAGAGATCACCACGCCCTCCCGCCCATCAGCCACACCTGTGCTGGGCTCCGGGCACCttggaggagaggggcagggctggccggccctgcaggtgctgggcATTGTCTCAGCTGTGGGCGCGACGGCCGtggggagggccaggggctgagCGTCTTCTGTTTCCAGCTGCTGGATGTTGATCCTAATGACCAAGAGGAGGACGGTGCCAATATCGACCTGGACTCCCAGAGGAAGGGCAAGTGTGCCGTGATCAAAACCTCCACACGACAGGTGAggcggggctgtgtgtgggggacAGGACCCGGGGGCCGTACTGAGAGCAGCAGCCCAGAGAGCACCTGCCGTCTTTCCCACAGACGTACTTCCTGCCTGTGATTGGGTTGGTGGATGCTgaaaagttgaagccaggagacctggTGGTGAGTGGTGCCGGAGCCCAGGCAGGGCCCCTCCAGCAAGGTTTCTCGCGCCAACTAGCTGAGCCCCTGCTCCAGTCCCGGGTCCCTGGGGCTCTGCATCTCGGCCACTGCCTGTTTGATTCTTGTATTATCCAGCTCTGTAGCTTTTCACGCCGCGGAGACCTGTCCCCCAGCCAGTGGCGAGGTAGGTCTTGAAGACCTTGTGCTGTGTCCTCAGGGTGTGAACAAAGACTCCTATCTGATCCTGGAGACCCTGCCCACAGAGTACGACTCCCGGGTGAAGGCCATGGAGGTGGACGAGAGGCCCACCGAGCAGTACAGCGACATCGGGGGCCTGGACAAGCAGATCCAGGAGGTGAGGGGGCTCAGCGTTCCAACATATCACTCACCGGAGCATCCCCGGCCCGTGCCCCTGGCTGTCAGAGTGTCctagggaggaagagggggtgcCGGGTGACAGGTGGGGAAACAGATCCGGACAAGTCAGAGGACTTGCTTGGGGCCATGGAAAGCGCCAAAACCAGGACAGGAGCTCGGGTTCCTAGTTCATGTCCAGTGTCCTTGTGCCTTCTATAGCTGTTCTCAGGCCGTAGTTAGCGTTGGTGGTGGTGAGCGTTCTGTGTCCCCTtgacagggaggaaggagagggcacTGTCACAGAGTCGGAGTAGGAGGGGTGCCGCTGTGGGTGGGGCAGTAGGCACTAGGCATTCTCAGAATGTCCCTCTCCTCACCTTGGACTTCATCCCTGTAGTTGGTGGAGGCCATCGTCCTGCCAATGAACCACAAGGAGAAGTTTGAGAACTTGGGGATCCAGCCTCCAAAGGGGGTGCTGATGTACGGGCCCCCAGGTACTGGGAAGACCCTGCTGGCCCGGGCCTGTGCTGCACAGACCAAGGTGAGAACcctaggagggggaggaggaggcaggcggGAGCTGAAGTCCTGCCAGCTGGGCTCTGGGGCCCCTCGTGCCTTTGGCCTcaccctgccacccctccccaggccaccttCCTGAAGCTGGCCGGCCCCCAGCTGGTGCAGATGTTCATCGGGGACGGTGCCAAGCTGGTCCGGGACGCCTTTGCCCTGGCCAAGGAGAAAGCTCCATCTATCATCTTCATTGACGAGCTGGATGCCATCGGCACCAAGCGGtgaggcggcgggggcgggggcagggcatgCGGGGCCTCGACTGTCACCCGGGCTGAGCGCCAGCTTGCTCACCCTGTCCACGCGCCAACTTGCTCACCCTGTCCACGTCTCTCCTCACTGGCCTCCCCGTGTCCATTCACTTCCTAGCTGCCAGTGTGTTCCTTTCAGGACAGTCTGGTCACCTCACTCACATGTCGCCGTAGTCCCTTACACAGCGTCCTGTTGAAAAGCCTTCCTGGGCCTCCAGCCTGCTCCCTGGTGCCAAGGCTGGACTGGCCGTTTCCCGCGATGCCTGTGCGTGGCTGCCCCGGCTCCCCTCCAGCCTTGTCCGGCAcccgtctccctgcctccccagctcGAGGCCCCCTCCTCCGTGTCCTGTCAGTTCTCACACTGGCTCCTTCCCTGCCGCTGCTTTCGGCCTTCAGCAGTGCGTCCTTGGGGtgcctgcctgggctcctgtgtcCACTGCAAGTGGGCTGCTCCCTGTTTGCTGCTGCAGCTCAGTTTGCAGTCACACATTCACCAGCTACCACCCAGATGCTGGCTGCTTCTGCTCCCTGTtgttttttggaagattttttttttatttacttgagagacatggTTACAcacaagggagagacagagagaaaggtccttccttcatccgctggttcactccccacatggccacagtggagccaggagcttcctgcaggtctcccacatgggtgcaggggcccaagcatttgggccatcttctgctttcccaggccgtcagcagggaggtggatcggaagtggagcagccaggacttgaactggcgcccttatgggatactggcactgcaggcagatgcttaacctactgcaccatagcgccggcccctctgctccctgttttatcctcagcccagcaccagctcccaggGGTCTCTCTATGCCCTGAATGCTGCACCCAGGGAGTACTGATCCCTTCTGTGTGCCagtccctgggctgggggccaggtcaAGGAGCCATTTCCCTGCCCTGAACAGGAAGGGTTAGGCTTCCAATGGTGAAGGGGCAGGCTCTGCCCACGCTGGGGCCTCGCCAGTGACTCCACCTCCTGTGCACCCCAGCTTTGACAGTGAGAAGGCCGGGGACCGGGAGGTGCAGAGGACGATGCTGGAGCTCCTGAACCAGCTAGACGGCTTCCAGCCCAACACCCAAGTGAAGGTGAGTGGCGCCTCTCCAGGGGACGGTGAGCCCCGCGCAGGAGTTGGGGAGCGAGAACTGGCACCTGGGTGACGCCCTGGGCCGCCCCTCTGCCTGTTGAAACACCGTGGCTGTGCCCGTCTGTGAACGCCTGCCCAGTTCCGGtgctgctgctctgcctcaggtcattgcagccactaaCAGGGTGGACATCCTGGACCCCGCCCTGCTGCGCTCAGGCCGCCTGGACCGCAAGATCGAATTCCCCATGCCCAACGAGGAGGCCCGGGCCAGGATCATGCAGATCCACTCCCGCAAGATGAACGTCAGGTGAGGGGGGGTATGCGGCAGGTGCCGGGCCCGCGCAGGCCGAGGAGGGcgcctctggctctcctctcgGCATCTGCCCCCTGCACACGCACCCAGCCTCTGTTCCGCCCCAGCTGCCCGCGACAGCATCTTGCAGAGGCTGGGGCCTCGAGTCTGGGCGCTCAGCTCCTTAGAATCCCTGCGCTGTTCCTTTCCCCCACTGGAGCGCCAGGCCCAGAGGTGCTGGTTTCTGTCCACACACACCCCCCGCCCGCACCAGCAGTGAGCACAGCCCAGCGTGGCTTGGGACAGTCTCGCCCGGGGCCAGACCTCCTGAGCTCAGATCTGCACCGCCTTGAACAGGTGGCCTAGCAGTTCTCAGCCTGCTTCCTTACTTGGGACTTGGGGATAATAGCAGCGACCTCATGAGGCTGTGGCAAGGACTAGATGTGACGAGCATGGTGCTCAGCACCTGATGGGGCACAGTTAGGGCAGCAGCACCCTGCTGACGTGGGGCCGGCTCTGCGGGGGCACTGTGAGATCAGCTttgctctctgccacccactgctctcctggctcaggcccagccagCCTCTGGAGTGTCAGATGGCAATTTCTAGAAGCTAGAGCTGCAATGACACTAGAAATAACCTGATCTACCTTGTCTCCTCGGTCCCCCCTCCCCGCTGTATACCAAGGGGAAAGGCAGACTGGTACGGGACTTGCTCCCCTCAGGGCAGGAGGACTGCGTATTGATGGGGCACGGGAGGGCGTCCGCCCCTTGCAGCCCTTCCCCGGGAGTAGCTGAGCCCTGTGGCGTCTCCTTTCCCCAGTCCTGACGTCAACTACGAGGAGCTGGCCCGCTGCACGGATGACTTCAACGGGGCCCAGTGCAAGGCCGTGTGTGTGGAGGCGGTGAGTGGTCAGGCGGGGTGGCGGTGGAGACTGCCGAGACGGCCCAGGCCGGGGGTGCAGGGGGCACCCTAAgccttgtgtcctggctgcaggGCATGATCGCCCTGCGCAGGGGCGCCACGGAGCTCACCCACGAGGACTACATGGAGGGCATCCTGGAGGTGCAGGCCAAGAAGAAAGCCAACCTGCAGTACTACGCGTAGCGGCGCCCGGCCCCCTCGTCGGTCAGTTTGTAATAAAAGGTggttttgggtccctgccactggtcTGCCGCGCCTTCCCTGGGCTCTGGGTGGAGTGGGGCTCACGCAGGAgaccctcccccagggctgcagtCTGGAAACCTCGGAtggccccaggcccacagcagtCGTCAGGGCGAGGCTGCAGCTGTTGCTGGGGTCTTGGGCTCCTCCCACagtcctctctccccacctctgagCTTCAGGCTgtggccctgcagctgcagggtGGATGGCCTGAACGGGAGCCAGCCTTGCCTTTTTGCGTGCTGgggccctggcccagtctcagctcctGTAAAGCCAGGCTTTGGGGCTTTGATCCCTGACACCTCTGGCTGTGTTCCAGCCCCTGGGCCTGCTGCTTCTCCACACGCCCCTACTTAAGGACAGGATCTGCCGAGGGCCCTTAGCCGCATCGTACATTGTCCTGTGTTCGCTCCCAGCCTGCACCCGTCACAGCAGCACGCCCACCTCACACCTGAGCTAGCAAGGCCCACCATTGATTGTACAGTCTTATGCAGTGTTATCTGTGTCCGAGCCACCTCCAGCAGGCCACCCCCATCTCATACACAGGCTTAAACAGCTGGGCCAGGATTACACTGCTCCCAGCTTGGTCTGGCTGGGATGCCAACCCTGGGCCCAGAAGCAGCCTGCCCCCCCAGGGGGCTCACAGCCTGCGGAGTGGCCTCTCAGGGGAGCAGCCTTCAGGACTCTTCATTGGTGCAACTCGCCAGGaagtcccctcccttccccttcccaggTGGACGTGACCACAGCAAGCTCCTGACTGCCCCGCCTCTGTGTGGGGGCAtctccctcccagcccagggcatcacgctctgcccccggggcctggcagCAAAGCCGGTGCTTCTGATCTGTGCCTGCCCAGGCcgggctgcccccacccctgcctccctggtTCCCTCTCTCACCACACGGGACAGTCGCTCCTCCTGGTCGTGGGTATCCCCCTCACCGGTCGTGGCTTCCTCGTGTGTAACACGGGGGCCTCCTGTCCATGTGCGCCTGTGGGGGTGAGGGGGCTGGCGGACACGCTGTGGGGTCACTGCTTGGTCTGTCAGGCCCGGGCTCATTAGGGGTTGGGGACAGTTTCCAGGTGTGTCAGGTCTGTGGGGAGCAGAGTCCAGCCCTTGTAAATGCTTTGCGGGGAAACACTTGAGAGCCAGGCACTGCCAGCTAGGAACAGACCTGGCGTGGCTTTCTCACCCACCTAGGCCAGACCCCATGTGGAGCACTGAGCCTGCTGAAAGCCGGCCTGGTTGGCGTGGACAGGAATGAGGGGGCCGGGACACTCTTGATGGCACAGTGAGGAAGCAGCGCCCCCCAGTGCCTAGTGTTGCTCTTACAATGGAAGAATTGTCTTTGGGCCTCTCCccaccacttctttttttttttttttttttaagatttattatttcctttctttttaaatgaacaaaagtAACCTTATTGAGGCCAAAGTTGGAGATGACTTTTGGGATGGAGTGCCCTTTCTTGATTAAATCATCAGTGGGGTAGAGCTGGGTTGGTGAGTCTAGAAGACAAAGCCCACGTCCTGGAGGGTGCTGGGGGCTGCGCTGGCACGGTGCCGGGCTGGTGCAGCGCTCAGCCACTCGGGACACAGGCCAGGCTCAGCGAGGTGCTCGAGAGGTGCTGTGCAGCCGGGGCCTGGCCGAGCTGTGGGACCGGGGAAGAGAGGCAGCGAGCGCGTAGACAGTATTTATTTGTATCTCATCCGTAGAACACGTATTTACAGAAAGACGGAGCCACTGCGGAACTGCTGTGGAACCATTCAGACCCTCTCACTTCTCCAAGAACCCACAGTCCAGTGCGGGGCCAGAGCCTGGCTGTGGAATCGGCCAGCTGAGTACCTGGGCGTCAGCCAAGGGAAATAGCTGGGGATTATGGCTTCAGCATTCTCCCAGAGCACATTCCTGAGCGCTGACAGCACGGAGCCCTCGCCACCCCCACCGTGCCCCTAATCCCAGCGGGCGAGGACAAGGGGCCCGAGCAGGGCAGGGCGGCCACGGTTCGTGCCCTTCCTGCTCCGAGAGTGTCTGCCGGGC
This window of the Lepus europaeus isolate LE1 chromosome 7, mLepTim1.pri, whole genome shotgun sequence genome carries:
- the PSMC3 gene encoding 26S proteasome regulatory subunit 6A is translated as MNLSPTLESPVTRQEKMATVWDEAEQDGIGEEVLKMSTEEIIQRTRLLDSEIKIMKSEVLRVTHELQAMKDKIKENSEKIKVNKTLPYLVSNVIELLDVDPNDQEEDGANIDLDSQRKGKCAVIKTSTRQTYFLPVIGLVDAEKLKPGDLVGVNKDSYLILETLPTEYDSRVKAMEVDERPTEQYSDIGGLDKQIQELVEAIVLPMNHKEKFENLGIQPPKGVLMYGPPGTGKTLLARACAAQTKATFLKLAGPQLVQMFIGDGAKLVRDAFALAKEKAPSIIFIDELDAIGTKRFDSEKAGDREVQRTMLELLNQLDGFQPNTQVKVIAATNRVDILDPALLRSGRLDRKIEFPMPNEEARARIMQIHSRKMNVSPDVNYEELARCTDDFNGAQCKAVCVEAGMIALRRGATELTHEDYMEGILEVQAKKKANLQYYA